Genomic DNA from Deltaproteobacteria bacterium:
GGTCCCTTTCCTCGGCGATCATCTGTTCGATGAAGGCTTTTTCCAGCTTGTCCGACGCCGTGGATACATGCTTCCGGTAGTGGTCGATCGATTTTTTTTCAAAGTCGATGCCGATGTCAAGGGCCTCGATATCGCCGGCATCGGCCTGTATGTCCGCACCATAACGGCGCGCCATTTCCCTGAATATCGTCGTGAGCCCGCTGTGACCGATGGCGTAGGTCTTCCAATCGCCGGTCCAGGCCCGGCGGCCACCGAGCGATTCATATATTGCTTTGATGCGCTTCATGTGAACCACTTCATCTTCCATGAGCGTCAGGAATATTTCCTTTCCCGGCTCGCTCCGGCAGGCTGCAGCGGCCTTTTCGTAAAAGGCCCTTCCTTTTTCTTCCATTTCGAGGGCCTGTGACAGCATCCGCATGGACCGGTCAATCTGTTCTTTCATGACGCCCTTTCTCCTTCCGTCACCGCCCGGACATCAGGCATTACTTATCAACGACGGCGTCGGGTTTCAGAACGCCGTCGGAAACGAGTGGCAGGACCTTGTCGACCGTGAAGAATACGATGTATTTCGACTCATTATCATACTTCGTGGTGAATATGGGGTATCGTTTCTTCCTGATCGGTTCGATCAGTTCCATGTTGTTCTCTTCTTCCCTGACCTTCGTCAGGTACAGACGTTTTCCCCCGTACCCGGCTCCTCGTTCCGTAAAAAAGTATGCCGCGTGGGAATTTGACTGCAGGTTGTGGTGGGTCAGGTGGCCTGCCATGATGAACGCAACAGTTCCGTCTTCCATCACCGTCGGCCTCGAGAGGGCCGCCACATTTACCCTTCCCTCGGCGTCCGCCGTTGCCATGATCCCGAATCCCTTTACCTTATCGAAATATTCAGCCAGGTTCATTCGCATATCCTCCGTCGGATGTCTGTTGTAGGGGATGGGTCCCCATACTCTATTATGATGACGGTGCTTCTCCGCCCGTTGCTCAGCCGTAAGGAACCGCCAAACGAGGGAAGGACCGTCAATTCCTGCCGAACAGGCGCCACCGGCCCATCAGCTTTTCCAGAGACCGTGAATATTGCAATACTCGCGGACAGACATGTTGTCACCGGTGACGCAGAACTCTGCCTCCGGTGCCTCTCCCGGTTTCAGGAACTGCCGGTACGTCTTGCCGTCCACGATGACCTCGATCCATTCGATGTAATGCTTTTCTTCCATGGGATGGGCGACGCTTCCCACCTTTGCCTTGAGCATGTTTCCAGCCTGTTCCTTCACGGGGACGTGTTTTTCCTTTGCCGCATCAACGGTATTTTCCTTGAACAGTTTCATGGGCTGATTGCAGCAGATAAGCTCTCCCTTCCCTTCATGGAGAACTTCGACAATGTTGCCGCATACTTCACATTTGTAAATCTGAAGTCTTTCCGTCATGGCAACCCCTCCTCTTTACTGGTATCGGGTTCTCAGTTTTGAAAGCAGATTGAAATGCTTTCGTTCCTCGTTGATGACCTCATCGATGGCACTGTGCTGTTCCTTTGAAACAAATCCCTTGATCTCGTGATAGTAGAGGATCGAGTCAAGTTCGCGGCGGATGGCAAAGTCTATCGCCGAAAGGGTGTCGGTGATACCCGACAGTTCACGGTCCATCGTTTCCTTTGTAAAGATCAGATTGTTGTCGGCGTAATTGTGGAGGTACGAGGCGTATTCGCCTGGATAGCTTTCAGGGAGGTCATGAACTTCTAATGTCGAAAGCATCCCCTTGAATACCGCCTTGTGATTCTCCTCCTCTTTTGCCAGGTGCTCAAAGAGCTTCTTCGTCTCTTCTTCATGTGCCAACTGAACGGCATACCGGTAAAAATTGCTTCCGTTCTCTTCGATTCTCATGGCTATTTCAAGTATATCGCCTGCTTCAAACCGATTTCCCATGTACGTCTCCTTTCTCCCTGCAGTCATCGCTCTGATTTCGCATCTTCTCCGCCGCTGCTGCTGCTGTTACGAATGTACCTCCCTCTTCTGCCGCTGAGAGGTGTCGTATCTTATTCATTAATATATGTCTTAATCATTCCCTGTCAAATTGGTCCTTTGAAGCGCCGCAGACCGGACAGGTCCAGTCGTCGGGAAGGTCTTCGAAGGATGTGCCGGGGGGGATGTGGTTGTCGGGATCACCCTTTGCCGGATCATATATATACCCACACACGCTGCAGATGTAACGGGGGAAGGCTGCCGTTTTCACTTTGTCCTTGCTGTCTTCTATGAAGGTGGCCGCCTTTTCGGGTGTTTTGCCGCCTTTGACCTGGTGGTAGTAGGCATAGGTCATTGGTGTACCTTTCCGGAGGACCTCGGCCTCGACGACCTCGCCGATGAAGACGGTATGGGTGCTCAGTTGGACCTGCTCGATGACGCGTGCTTCGAGGCAGGCCAACGTGTTGTCGAGAACGATCGGTGCCCCCGTCACGCCGGTCCTGAAATCACAGCTTGCGAATTTGTCGACATCACGTCCGCACTTGAAACCGAAGTTTCCGATAAGCTTCAGGGGCGCGTCCTCGGAGAGAACAGACACGCTGAAAACGCCGCTCGCTGAAATGAATTCATGGGTAAGGTTTTCCCGGTTGATGCTGACCGCTATCGTGACAGGTTTGGACGTTGTCTGGACAACGGTGTTTACCACCTGTCCGTTGAACCGATCATCCTTCCGGGAGGAAACAATGTAGAGGCCGTACGTCAATGTTCGCAATGCCTGTTGATCCATGGAACACTCCTTTTTGTTCTGTACTGTGAATTAATGCTTTATATATCGGGATGTTCGGCTTCCCCTGAGAGAATGTGCCGTGAGAGTGCCGGCTTTCCGATCCTCGATTTTTGCAAAAAAAGTATAATTCACCTTGCTGTACTCTTCAATGGAAATTTATATATTTTTTTAATTTTTGAGCACTTACGAAGGATTACCCTCTGTGGCGGAACCGGTGCGTTTTTGTCGCAACTTTTTCTTGACAATCCATTTTTTTTTGTTTAAGAGGTATCCATCAAATGATGGAATCATAGTGTGGGATAGGGTGATGGCATGACCCGTTTGGGCACGGTACATACCATCACATCATTCGGTTGAATCAATACAAAAAGTATCAGCGAAGCGGGAACTGCTCACGTAAGAACACTCCGGTCAGTAATCGATTGCACGCAGTTTGGTCTTGCGGTCGATGCGGCGGTGAATATATCCGTGCGGAAATCACGGTGCTGCGATCATGGGTGTTTAAGAAAAAACAGCAATTATATTGAAAGGAGGTTGTGGAATGGTAGGTATTACATCCTACGGGGCTTACATTCCCCGGTACCGGCTGAACAGAATGCTCGTCGTCCAGAATATGGCCTGGTATTTTCCGGTTATCATGGCCGTTGCTCAGGGCGAGAAAGCGGTGGCGAACTGGGATGAAGATGCGGTAAGCATGGCTGTTGCGGCCGGCTATGACTGCATGATTGGGAAGGATCGCAAGGCGCTTGACGGGGTTTATCTGGCGAGCACGACGCTTCCCTTTTCCGACCGGTTGAACTCAGGCATCGTTGCGACGGCCCTGAACGCACCCGAACAGGGAGCGATGAACGCCGACTTCACGGCGTGCATGAAAGCGGGTACAACTGCGGCGATCGCGGCCCTGGAAGCGATCGAGTCAGGCAAAAAGGACAGCGTACTGGTCACGGCCGCGGATCAGCGGGGCACCAAGATGGCAACAATGTTTGAAATGTTCTACGGCGACGGTGCCGCGGCGCTTCTCTTCGGGAAGAAAGATGTCATCGCGGAGTTCAAGGGCAGCTATTCGCTCAATGCCGATTTCGTGGATCATTACCGTGGCTGGAACAAGGAATTCGACTATGGCTGGGAAGAACGATGGGTCAGGGATGAAGGATATGGAAAGATCATTCCCCAGGCGATCGCCGGATTCTTAAAAAAGACGGGAATGAAAATAGAAGACTTCAACAAGGTCATTTACCCCTGCTATTTCGGTGGGACCCACAGCGGTATCGCGAAAAAGCTGGGTGTCGACCCGGCGAAGGTTCAGAACAACCTGCACGCCGTCTGCGGTGATACGGGAGCGGCCCATAGCTTCCTGATGTTCGCGGCGGCTCTCGAGGAAGCGAACCCGGGGGACAAGATCCTTCTGGCAAGCTTCGGGCAGGGGTGTGATGTTCTGGCCTTTGAAGTTACGAAGAACATCAAAAAGCTGAAACCGCGGCTTGGTTTCAAAGGCTCCCTAGAGCGCAAGGCGAACCTTGACAGCTATCAGAAATTCAGCAAGTTCCGTGATCTGATCATAGCAGACCTCGGGATCAGGGGTGAAGCCAATCCTTCCAGTTCGCTCACGGTGCTCTGGCGCAAGAGAAAGACCCTGTACGGGTTTGTGGGCCTCAAGTGCAACAAGTGCAAGACACCCCAGTATCCGGGCAACTCGATATGCGTCAATCCGGATTGCGGCAGCATCAATGATTTTTCGGAATATGAATTCGCCGACAAGAAAGCCAAGATCCTCATGTACACGGGGGATATGCTGGCGGCATCGGTGAATCCGCCGTCGGTTTACGGAATGGTGGGTTTTGAAGGTGGCGGCAGGACATTCATCGACTTTACGGATTGTGATCTGACCCAGGTCAAGGTCGGCATGCCGGCGAAGATGTCTTTCAGAAGACGCAACAAGGACAAGGAACGCGGCTTTACCGGCTACTTCTGGAAGGCAGTTCCCCAGGTGGAAGGATAAGGAGGTGAACCATGGCAAGTGGAATACGAGATAAAGTAGCAATCATCGGCATGGGCTGCACGAAATTTGGAGAGCGATGGAATGACGGTGCCGAGGAATTGTTGGTGGAATCCTACCAGGAGTGTATGGAAGATGCCGGAATCGATAAGAAAGATATCGGCGCCGCCTGGCTGGGATGCTGTTTTGATGAAGTGGATATCGGCAAGAGCGCTCTTCCCGCGTCCCTTGCTCTGCGTCTTCCCAATATTTCGGTGACGCGCGTTGAAAACTTCTGCGCCAGCGGAACGGAGGCCTTCAGGGGTGCCGTGTACGCAGTTGCTTCCGGGGCTGTTGATATCGCCCTGGCCATCGGTGTGGAGAAATTGAAGGATATCGGTTACGGTGGACTGCCCGAGTTCAGCAGCGCCATGGGTCCCTATAACTTTCTGTGGTTCCCGAACGCGACGGCGCCCGGCTGCTTTGCCATGCTGGCCACAGGCTACGCGGCGCATTACGGCATCGACATCCAAGACGTGAAGAAGGCCATGGCGCACATATCAGTGAAGAGCCATGCCAACGGTGCCCTGAATCCCAAGGCACACCTCAGACGTGCCGTCACGGAGGAACAGGTGCTCAATTCCCCCATGATCGCCTTCCCCCTGGGGTTGTTTGACTGCTGCGGTGTGAGCGACGGTTCGGCTGCTGCCATCGTTACCACGCCGGAGATCGCCAAATCTCTCGGCAAGAAAGATATTGTAACCGTCAAGGCCCTGCAGCTTTCTCTGAGCAGTGGTACGGAGATGGCCTATGACTGGGACGGCGCGCATTTCGTTACTACCACCCGGGCGGCTGCAGAGGCTTATAAAGAAGCAGGTATCAAGAATCCGCGGAAAGAGATCAGCATGATGGAAGTACATGACTGCTTCTCCATCACCGAGTTGGTGACCATGGAAGACCTCCATATCTCCGAGAGGGGAAAGGCCCCCAAGGATATCATGGACGGTTTCTATGATCGTGAAGGAGGAGGAGTTCCCTGCCAGGTCGACGGCGGCCTGAAATGCTTCGGTCATCCCATCGGTGCATCGGGCATCAGGATGCTCTATGAAATGTACTTGCAGCTTCACGGCAGGGCGGGTGACCGGCAGCTGAAGGACCCGAAATTTGGATTGACCCATAACCTGGGCGGTTTCCCGATGATGAACGTCTGCAGTATCGCCATCATCGGAAAACAGGATGCGTAAGGAATGCAGTATATTTCACAAAGGAGGTGAACTATGGCCGATCTGTCTAAGACCGGAACCGAATACTCTCCTCTCGTATGGGAAGTGGAGAGGGGAAAAATCAGAGAGATGGTCGGTGCCATCGGGGATCCGAACCCGGTGTATCGGGACAAGAAGAAAGCCGTGGAAGCGGGGTATAAGGATTCTCCCGCGCCGCCGACCTTCCTGACGGTTCCCATGATGTGGGCCGGCGAGATGCCCAACATCATCAACGACCTGAAGATCAATTTCATGATGGTGCTCCACGGTGAGGAAGAGTACGAGTACTACCAGCCCATCTACCCCGGAGACGTGATTTCCGGTACTCCGAAGATAATAAGTATGGAGGAAAAAACGAGTAAATCAGGCTCGAAGATGGACCTGGTGACCGTGGAAGTCCTTTACACCAATCAGCGGGGCGAGAAGGTCGCCAAGGCCCGATCGCTTCTTATCGAACGGAAATAAGGGGGATAACCATGGCAGAACAAATCTTTTTTGAAGACGTTAATGTGGGCGACGCGATGCCCGAACTGGTAAAAGGCCCTCTTCAGAAGCTGCAGTTCGTCATGTATGCCGGTGCCTCCGGTGACTTCAATCCCCTGCACACCGATGATGACTTCGCCAAGGCGGTGGGCATGAAGAACGGTGCCATATCCCACGGAATGCTGGTCATGGGGATCGTGGGACAGGCCGTGTCTTCATGGGTTCCCCAGAAGTACCTGAAGAAGTTCGGTGTCCGCTTTGCCGGGATGACCCAGCAGAACAGCACGATCACCGTCAGCGGTACCGTGACGGATAAGCGTGTTGAGAACGGTGAGAACATCATCACCTGTGATCTGTTGGCGAAGGACCAGGACGGCGATGTGAAAATAACCGGCAAGTTTGAAGCGGCATTGCCGAGTAAAGGATGACGGAAACTCAAGAAAAGCGGCTGCCCGGTGGGATGCTGATCAAGCCGGGTGGCCGCCATGAAATCCAGGAGGGAGAATTATGTCGAAAATCGATTTTACGGGAAGAGTAGCAATCGTGACCGGTGCCGGCGCCGGTCTGGGTAAGTGCCATGCGCTGGAACTGGCAAAAAGAGGGGCAAAGGTTGTCGTGAACGACCTGGGCGGTTCACGAGACGGTGTGGGTTCCAGTGATTCGGCGGCCAACCTGGTGGTTGAA
This window encodes:
- a CDS encoding ferritin family protein, whose amino-acid sequence is MKEQIDRSMRMLSQALEMEEKGRAFYEKAAAACRSEPGKEIFLTLMEDEVVHMKRIKAIYESLGGRRAWTGDWKTYAIGHSGLTTIFREMARRYGADIQADAGDIEALDIGIDFEKKSIDHYRKHVSTASDKLEKAFIEQMIAEERDHFAALSDMKLYLSDPASWLREREHGGLDGG
- a CDS encoding pyridoxamine 5'-phosphate oxidase family protein yields the protein MNLAEYFDKVKGFGIMATADAEGRVNVAALSRPTVMEDGTVAFIMAGHLTHHNLQSNSHAAYFFTERGAGYGGKRLYLTKVREEENNMELIEPIRKKRYPIFTTKYDNESKYIVFFTVDKVLPLVSDGVLKPDAVVDK
- a CDS encoding desulfoferrodoxin translates to MTERLQIYKCEVCGNIVEVLHEGKGELICCNQPMKLFKENTVDAAKEKHVPVKEQAGNMLKAKVGSVAHPMEEKHYIEWIEVIVDGKTYRQFLKPGEAPEAEFCVTGDNMSVREYCNIHGLWKS
- a CDS encoding ferritin family protein, yielding MGNRFEAGDILEIAMRIEENGSNFYRYAVQLAHEEETKKLFEHLAKEEENHKAVFKGMLSTLEVHDLPESYPGEYASYLHNYADNNLIFTKETMDRELSGITDTLSAIDFAIRRELDSILYYHEIKGFVSKEQHSAIDEVINEERKHFNLLSKLRTRYQ
- a CDS encoding rubredoxin; this translates as MDQQALRTLTYGLYIVSSRKDDRFNGQVVNTVVQTTSKPVTIAVSINRENLTHEFISASGVFSVSVLSEDAPLKLIGNFGFKCGRDVDKFASCDFRTGVTGAPIVLDNTLACLEARVIEQVQLSTHTVFIGEVVEAEVLRKGTPMTYAYYHQVKGGKTPEKAATFIEDSKDKVKTAAFPRYICSVCGYIYDPAKGDPDNHIPPGTSFEDLPDDWTCPVCGASKDQFDRE
- a CDS encoding OB-fold domain-containing protein, which encodes MVGITSYGAYIPRYRLNRMLVVQNMAWYFPVIMAVAQGEKAVANWDEDAVSMAVAAGYDCMIGKDRKALDGVYLASTTLPFSDRLNSGIVATALNAPEQGAMNADFTACMKAGTTAAIAALEAIESGKKDSVLVTAADQRGTKMATMFEMFYGDGAAALLFGKKDVIAEFKGSYSLNADFVDHYRGWNKEFDYGWEERWVRDEGYGKIIPQAIAGFLKKTGMKIEDFNKVIYPCYFGGTHSGIAKKLGVDPAKVQNNLHAVCGDTGAAHSFLMFAAALEEANPGDKILLASFGQGCDVLAFEVTKNIKKLKPRLGFKGSLERKANLDSYQKFSKFRDLIIADLGIRGEANPSSSLTVLWRKRKTLYGFVGLKCNKCKTPQYPGNSICVNPDCGSINDFSEYEFADKKAKILMYTGDMLAASVNPPSVYGMVGFEGGGRTFIDFTDCDLTQVKVGMPAKMSFRRRNKDKERGFTGYFWKAVPQVEG
- a CDS encoding acetyl-CoA acetyltransferase, which codes for MASGIRDKVAIIGMGCTKFGERWNDGAEELLVESYQECMEDAGIDKKDIGAAWLGCCFDEVDIGKSALPASLALRLPNISVTRVENFCASGTEAFRGAVYAVASGAVDIALAIGVEKLKDIGYGGLPEFSSAMGPYNFLWFPNATAPGCFAMLATGYAAHYGIDIQDVKKAMAHISVKSHANGALNPKAHLRRAVTEEQVLNSPMIAFPLGLFDCCGVSDGSAAAIVTTPEIAKSLGKKDIVTVKALQLSLSSGTEMAYDWDGAHFVTTTRAAAEAYKEAGIKNPRKEISMMEVHDCFSITELVTMEDLHISERGKAPKDIMDGFYDREGGGVPCQVDGGLKCFGHPIGASGIRMLYEMYLQLHGRAGDRQLKDPKFGLTHNLGGFPMMNVCSIAIIGKQDA
- a CDS encoding MaoC family dehydratase N-terminal domain-containing protein; the encoded protein is MADLSKTGTEYSPLVWEVERGKIREMVGAIGDPNPVYRDKKKAVEAGYKDSPAPPTFLTVPMMWAGEMPNIINDLKINFMMVLHGEEEYEYYQPIYPGDVISGTPKIISMEEKTSKSGSKMDLVTVEVLYTNQRGEKVAKARSLLIERK
- a CDS encoding dehydratase, giving the protein MAEQIFFEDVNVGDAMPELVKGPLQKLQFVMYAGASGDFNPLHTDDDFAKAVGMKNGAISHGMLVMGIVGQAVSSWVPQKYLKKFGVRFAGMTQQNSTITVSGTVTDKRVENGENIITCDLLAKDQDGDVKITGKFEAALPSKG